In Sphingomonas sp. SORGH_AS_0950, the following are encoded in one genomic region:
- a CDS encoding GDSL-type esterase/lipase family protein yields MRYATALLLLLGAGASAQQTPPPAAKPDEGEIRLHNDFGWLGRYQQANARVTGPVTIVFMGDSITQGWFDKMPGFFTPGRIGRGIGGQTTTQMLLRFRQDVIDLKPKVVQIMAGTNDIAGNTGPMTPEQTEANIMSMAELARAHGIRVILASIPPADHFPWRPGLDTASRIAVLNDWMKGYAARTGATYADYWSALHDGQATRASLTYDGVHPNEAGYAVMAPVAEAAIRTALARPAPKPIAR; encoded by the coding sequence ATGCGCTACGCCACTGCCCTTCTGCTGCTGCTCGGTGCCGGAGCCTCCGCGCAGCAGACGCCGCCGCCCGCCGCCAAGCCCGACGAGGGCGAAATCCGGCTGCACAATGATTTCGGCTGGCTGGGACGCTACCAACAGGCCAATGCCCGCGTGACCGGGCCGGTGACGATCGTCTTCATGGGCGATTCCATCACGCAAGGCTGGTTCGACAAGATGCCGGGCTTCTTCACGCCGGGCCGGATCGGGCGCGGCATCGGCGGCCAGACGACGACCCAGATGCTGCTCCGCTTCCGCCAGGACGTGATCGACCTGAAGCCCAAGGTCGTCCAGATCATGGCGGGCACCAACGACATTGCGGGCAATACCGGCCCGATGACGCCCGAACAGACCGAGGCGAACATCATGTCCATGGCCGAGCTGGCGCGTGCGCATGGCATCCGCGTCATCCTGGCCTCCATCCCGCCCGCCGATCATTTCCCCTGGCGGCCGGGCCTCGACACCGCGTCGCGGATCGCGGTGCTCAACGACTGGATGAAGGGCTATGCGGCGCGCACGGGGGCGACCTATGCCGATTACTGGTCGGCGCTGCACGACGGCCAGGCGACCCGCGCCAGCCTGACCTATGACGGCGTCCACCCCAATGAGGCGGGCTATGCCGTGATGGCCCCGGTCGCCGAGGCCGCGATCCGCACCGCGCTGGCCAGACCAGCGCCCAAGCCCATCGCCCGCTGA
- a CDS encoding glycoside hydrolase family 3 protein, which yields MPFSRTLALMVAATALSSGVSAQTAGQQAASPAEASAVAHPDLWPRLPLKRQRDPKVEARVEQILSKMSVEDKVGQLIQVDIASITPKDLETYKLGSILNGGNSAPNNDEFAPAPEWLKLFDAFYDASAKRSDGRPQVPLIWGTDAVHGANNIVGATLFPHNIGLGAARDPELIRKIGAATAAETAATGIDWSFAPTVAVVQDDRWGRTYESYSEDPAIVESYAGKMVEGIQGSVGGDFMKPGHVISSIKHFLGDGGTGGRDQGDTRVSEEVLRDVHAAGYRSGLVAGALTVMPSFSSWNGTKMTGNKSLLTGVLKDKLGFDGFTIGDWNAHGQVPGCNNEDCPAAINAGLDMFMYSGAGWKQLYANTLREAKDGTIPAARLDDAVRRILRVKILAGSFEAGRPSSRPVSGKFDLIGSPEHRAIARQAVRESMVLLKNNGSLLPLKPGANILVAGRGADNIGQQAGGWSITWQGTGVTNANFPNGQSIWAGIDEAVRAGGGKAVLAVDGAYSAKPDAAIVVFGETPYAEFTGDRPTLEYSPEDKSDLALLKKLKAAGIPVVAVFLSGRPLWVNPEMNAADAFVAAFLPGTEGGGVADVLIAGRDGKPRHDFHGKLSFSWPKRLDQYVLNKRDANYDPLFPIGYGLTYAQGATVPVLSEARPAVAAGDQNALFVRGRVVAGARLDVAGAVQQSRVDRAAQEDSLRFTFAGTGPASAAIEEAKPIDITRESNGQLSLLVDYRVTQAPTAEVLLGMEGGKPATVPITGLLKGTLGEWRQLAVPLRCFADGGVTMASVTKPWTIVTTGELGLDISSIRIASAPPGPVSCGMR from the coding sequence ATGCCGTTTTCCCGCACGCTGGCCCTGATGGTGGCCGCAACCGCGCTCAGCAGCGGCGTTTCCGCCCAGACAGCCGGGCAACAGGCCGCCAGCCCCGCCGAGGCCTCGGCGGTCGCGCATCCCGATCTCTGGCCCCGACTGCCCCTGAAGCGGCAGCGCGACCCGAAGGTCGAGGCGCGGGTCGAGCAGATCCTGTCCAAGATGAGCGTCGAGGACAAAGTCGGCCAGCTGATCCAGGTCGACATCGCCTCGATCACGCCCAAGGACCTTGAGACGTACAAGCTCGGCTCGATCCTGAACGGCGGCAATTCGGCGCCCAATAATGACGAGTTCGCGCCCGCGCCCGAATGGCTGAAGCTGTTCGACGCCTTTTACGACGCCTCGGCGAAGCGCAGCGATGGCCGTCCGCAGGTGCCGCTGATCTGGGGCACCGACGCGGTGCACGGCGCGAACAATATCGTCGGCGCGACGCTGTTCCCGCACAATATCGGCCTCGGCGCGGCGCGCGATCCCGAGCTGATCCGCAAGATCGGCGCGGCGACGGCGGCGGAGACGGCGGCGACCGGCATCGACTGGAGCTTCGCGCCGACCGTGGCGGTGGTGCAGGACGACCGCTGGGGCCGCACCTATGAAAGCTATTCGGAGGACCCGGCGATCGTCGAATCCTATGCCGGAAAGATGGTCGAGGGCATTCAGGGCAGCGTCGGCGGCGACTTCATGAAGCCGGGCCATGTCATCTCGTCGATCAAGCATTTCCTGGGCGATGGCGGCACCGGCGGTCGCGACCAGGGCGATACGCGCGTGTCCGAGGAAGTGCTGCGCGACGTGCACGCCGCCGGTTATCGCAGCGGCCTGGTCGCGGGCGCGCTGACCGTGATGCCCAGCTTCTCCAGCTGGAACGGCACCAAGATGACCGGCAACAAGAGCCTGTTGACCGGCGTGCTGAAGGACAAGCTCGGCTTTGACGGCTTCACCATCGGTGACTGGAACGCCCATGGCCAGGTGCCCGGCTGCAACAACGAGGATTGCCCGGCGGCGATCAATGCCGGGCTCGACATGTTCATGTATTCGGGCGCGGGCTGGAAGCAGCTTTACGCCAATACGCTGCGCGAGGCGAAGGACGGCACGATCCCGGCCGCGCGGCTGGACGATGCGGTGCGCCGCATCCTGCGCGTGAAGATATTGGCGGGCAGCTTCGAGGCGGGGCGTCCGTCCTCGCGGCCTGTGTCGGGCAAGTTCGACCTGATCGGATCGCCCGAGCACCGCGCCATCGCGCGTCAGGCGGTGCGCGAGTCGATGGTCCTCCTGAAGAACAATGGCAGCCTGTTGCCGCTCAAGCCCGGCGCCAATATCCTGGTCGCGGGGCGCGGCGCGGACAATATCGGGCAGCAGGCGGGCGGCTGGTCGATCACCTGGCAGGGCACCGGCGTCACCAACGCCAACTTCCCCAACGGCCAGTCGATCTGGGCGGGCATCGACGAGGCGGTCCGCGCGGGCGGCGGCAAGGCGGTGCTGGCGGTCGACGGCGCCTATAGCGCCAAGCCCGATGCCGCGATCGTGGTGTTCGGCGAAACCCCCTATGCCGAGTTTACCGGCGACCGCCCGACACTGGAATACAGCCCCGAGGACAAGAGCGACCTGGCGCTGCTCAAGAAGCTGAAGGCCGCCGGTATCCCGGTCGTCGCGGTGTTCCTGTCGGGGCGCCCGCTCTGGGTGAACCCGGAGATGAACGCGGCGGACGCCTTTGTCGCGGCGTTCCTGCCGGGCACCGAGGGCGGCGGCGTGGCGGACGTGCTGATCGCCGGGCGCGATGGCAAGCCGCGCCACGACTTCCATGGCAAGCTCAGCTTTTCCTGGCCCAAGCGGCTCGACCAATATGTGCTGAACAAGCGGGACGCGAATTACGACCCGCTCTTCCCGATCGGCTATGGCCTGACCTATGCGCAGGGCGCGACCGTGCCGGTGCTGAGCGAGGCGCGTCCGGCGGTGGCGGCGGGGGACCAGAATGCGCTGTTCGTGCGCGGCCGGGTGGTCGCGGGGGCGCGGCTGGACGTGGCGGGCGCGGTGCAGCAGAGCCGCGTCGACCGCGCCGCGCAGGAGGACAGCCTGCGCTTCACCTTCGCGGGCACCGGCCCGGCGAGCGCCGCGATCGAGGAAGCCAAGCCGATCGACATCACCCGCGAGTCCAACGGCCAGTTGAGCCTGTTGGTCGATTACCGCGTGACCCAGGCCCCTACCGCCGAGGTCCTGCTCGGCATGGAAGGCGGCAAGCCCGCCACCGTGCCGATCACCGGGCTGCTGAAGGGGACGCTCGGCGAATGGCGCCAACTGGCGGTGCCGCTGCGCTGTTTCGCGGATGGCGGCGTGACCATGGCCTCGGTGACGAAGCCATGGACGATCGTGACGACCGGCGAGCTGGGCCTCGACATCTCGTCGATCCGCATCGCCAGCGCGCCGCCGGGCCCGGTCAGCTGCGGGATGCGCTGA
- a CDS encoding cellulase family glycosylhydrolase — protein sequence MTMDIDRRGFLGSAALLAGCAGVAGRADAAGAARNEFVRRKGTRLMIGDAAYRFVGANMWYAAYLGADAPYGDRARLRRELDALAAMGVTNIRILASAEEGPLRDSIKPGFRTATTTNRTLLAGLDYALAEMAKRNMRAVLYLTNFWEWSGGMMTYLSYVNGGQFLNANDPAHPWPAFANFNAQFYGNARAKEMYRDWIRTIVSRTNSVTAKLYAADPTIMAWQLSNEPRPAGDLAHADLDQFHGWVRDSATLIKSLDPNHLVCTGSEGLKGTLEKPDILLAEHGIDAIDYLTAHIWPNNWDWVKQADLANTYKRGETLTQDYIARHVGYAHQLDKPLIIEEFGYPRDGGSNDPKVATTYKDRFYRLIYAAALRDMAAGGPIAGTNFWAWNGEARAQHPDYRFRDGDGQYMGDPPHEPQGWYGIFTGDTTVRIVADHAAAVARLPKTR from the coding sequence ATGACCATGGATATCGATCGTCGCGGCTTTCTGGGGTCGGCGGCCTTGCTGGCGGGATGCGCCGGCGTCGCGGGGCGGGCCGATGCGGCCGGAGCGGCCCGCAACGAGTTCGTCCGTCGCAAGGGCACCCGCCTGATGATCGGCGACGCAGCCTATCGCTTCGTCGGGGCCAATATGTGGTATGCCGCCTATCTGGGCGCCGATGCTCCTTATGGCGACCGCGCTCGGCTGCGGCGTGAGCTGGACGCGCTGGCGGCGATGGGCGTGACCAATATCCGCATCCTCGCCTCGGCCGAGGAAGGCCCCTTGCGCGACTCGATCAAGCCGGGTTTCCGCACCGCCACCACGACCAACCGGACCTTGCTCGCCGGGCTCGACTATGCGCTGGCGGAGATGGCCAAGCGCAACATGCGCGCGGTCCTGTACCTGACCAATTTCTGGGAATGGTCGGGGGGCATGATGACCTATCTGTCCTATGTGAACGGCGGCCAGTTCCTGAACGCCAACGACCCGGCGCATCCCTGGCCCGCCTTCGCCAATTTCAACGCGCAATTCTATGGCAATGCGCGCGCCAAGGAGATGTACCGCGACTGGATCCGCACCATCGTGTCGCGCACCAACAGCGTCACCGCGAAGCTTTATGCGGCCGACCCGACGATCATGGCGTGGCAGCTGTCCAACGAGCCGCGCCCGGCGGGCGACCTGGCCCATGCCGATCTCGACCAATTCCATGGCTGGGTCCGCGACAGCGCGACGCTGATCAAGTCGCTCGATCCCAACCATCTGGTGTGCACCGGATCGGAGGGGCTGAAGGGCACGCTGGAGAAGCCCGACATCCTGCTGGCCGAACATGGCATCGACGCGATCGATTATTTGACCGCGCATATCTGGCCCAACAATTGGGACTGGGTGAAACAGGCCGATCTGGCGAACACCTACAAGCGCGGCGAGACGCTGACCCAGGACTATATCGCCCGCCATGTCGGCTATGCCCACCAGCTGGACAAGCCGCTCATCATCGAGGAGTTCGGCTATCCGCGCGACGGCGGCAGCAACGATCCGAAGGTAGCGACGACCTATAAGGACCGTTTCTACCGGCTGATCTATGCCGCCGCGCTGCGCGACATGGCGGCGGGCGGGCCGATCGCGGGCACCAATTTCTGGGCCTGGAACGGCGAGGCGCGCGCGCAGCATCCCGACTATCGGTTCCGCGACGGCGACGGCCAATATATGGGCGATCCGCCGCACGAGCCGCAGGGCTGGTACGGCATCTTCACCGGCGACACGACGGTCCGCATCGTCGCGGACCATGCCGCGGCCGTCGCCCGTCTCCCCAAGACCCGATAA
- a CDS encoding hydantoinase B/oxoprolinase family protein, with amino-acid sequence MAGWSFWIDRGGTFTDVVARAPDGTLTTAKLLSEAPERYADAAIAGIRTILGLADDAPLPADRIAEVKMGTTVATNALLERKGARTLLVVDRGFANLLVIGDQTRPRLFDLAVRRPAPLYDGVIEIGGRIDADGMVVLPLDEEETAAQLAAKRAEGFEAVAIALTHGWAHGDTEARVAALARAAGFTQISASHVVSPMIGLVARGRTAVVDAYLSPVLRRYVDRVAGALGPIPLHFMQSSGGLADARAFQGKDAILSGPAGGVVAAARTAQAAGIDRVIGFDMGGTSTDVALYAGRFERVLDAEVAGVEMRVPMMAIDTVAAGGGSILHYDGSRFRVGPDSAGAHPGPACYRRGGPLTVTDANVLVGKIQPAHFPAVFGPNGDQPLDMEAPRRAFAELAAEMGMADPRAVAEGFLEVAVAHMAAAIKRVALERGEDVTGFALQCFGGAGGQHACRVAEVLGMRTVLIHPLAGVLSAYGMGLADRVAIRQRSVERPLGTPLDAIMAALGDEAAAEVGAGARRVATVHLRYAGTDTALPVDWAEDDAMHAAFEAAHRARFGFVSPNAELVVESVMVEAILPGEPVTPPPLPPREGPLPPPLSHVSVWTNGAEHATPVHDRATLRPGDRIAGPALIREAIATTMVEPGWTLRVGDGGELLLAHDASDTRSAPDPRLVDPVQLELFNTRFMGIAERMGVVLRNTSRSVNMKERLDFSCALFDGQGRLVANAPHVPVHLGAMGESVRAVIASRSATLKPGDVVALNNPFNGGTHLPDVTVIAPVFDEAGEHIRFFVANRGHHADIGGLTPGSTPPLSRTLEEEGVVIDDFLLVDGGTLREAAFRELLAGARYPARSPDTNVADIKAQLAANATGIAELNALIAASGWPMVHAYMGHVMDQAEESIRRVLSRLEDGAFAYAMDDGTPLAVRVTVDRAARAATIDFTGTGPARPGNFNAPPAVTRAVVLYAFRCLIGEDLPLNEGCLAPLTIIIPAGSFLSPPPGSAVVAGNTEVSQAVCNALLGALGACAASQGTMNNFLFGNDRYQYYETICGGTGAGPGFDGASAVHSHMTNTRITDPEILELRYPVRLDRFDIRRGSGGSGHHRGGDGAIREITALEPMTATIVASRRIVAPFGLAGGGAGAVGRQWLVQADGTRHALPGVDQVELQAGDRIVIETPGGGGAGL; translated from the coding sequence ATGGCAGGCTGGTCGTTCTGGATCGATCGTGGCGGCACCTTTACCGACGTGGTCGCCCGCGCCCCCGACGGAACGCTGACCACCGCCAAGCTGTTGAGCGAGGCGCCCGAACGTTATGCCGATGCGGCTATCGCGGGCATCCGCACGATCCTGGGGCTCGCGGACGACGCGCCCCTGCCCGCCGATCGCATCGCCGAGGTCAAGATGGGGACGACCGTCGCGACCAATGCGCTGCTGGAACGCAAAGGTGCGCGGACGCTGCTGGTGGTCGACCGGGGCTTTGCCAATCTGCTCGTCATCGGCGACCAGACCCGCCCGCGCCTGTTCGACCTCGCCGTTCGCCGCCCCGCCCCGCTCTATGACGGGGTGATCGAGATTGGCGGCCGGATCGACGCCGACGGCATGGTGGTCCTACCGCTGGACGAGGAGGAAACCGCCGCGCAGCTGGCGGCGAAACGCGCGGAGGGTTTCGAGGCGGTGGCGATCGCGCTCACCCATGGCTGGGCGCATGGCGACACCGAAGCGCGCGTCGCCGCGCTGGCGCGCGCGGCGGGCTTCACCCAGATTTCTGCCAGCCATGTCGTCAGCCCGATGATCGGCCTGGTCGCGCGCGGGCGGACGGCGGTGGTCGATGCCTATCTGTCGCCCGTGCTGCGTCGCTATGTCGATCGGGTGGCGGGCGCGTTGGGGCCGATCCCGCTCCACTTCATGCAGTCCAGCGGCGGGCTGGCCGATGCGCGCGCCTTTCAGGGCAAGGACGCGATCCTGTCGGGCCCGGCCGGAGGCGTCGTCGCCGCCGCGCGCACCGCGCAGGCGGCGGGGATCGACCGGGTGATCGGCTTCGACATGGGGGGCACCTCCACCGACGTCGCGCTCTATGCCGGGCGGTTCGAGCGGGTGCTCGATGCCGAGGTCGCGGGCGTCGAGATGCGCGTGCCGATGATGGCGATCGACACGGTCGCGGCGGGCGGCGGATCGATCCTGCATTATGACGGATCGCGGTTCCGCGTCGGCCCGGACAGCGCGGGCGCCCATCCCGGCCCCGCCTGCTATCGGCGCGGCGGCCCGCTGACCGTGACCGACGCCAATGTGCTGGTCGGCAAGATCCAGCCCGCGCATTTCCCCGCGGTCTTCGGCCCGAACGGCGACCAGCCGCTCGACATGGAGGCACCCCGCCGCGCCTTTGCCGAGCTGGCGGCGGAGATGGGCATGGCCGATCCCCGCGCCGTGGCGGAGGGATTCCTGGAGGTGGCCGTCGCGCATATGGCGGCGGCCATCAAGCGTGTCGCGCTGGAGCGCGGCGAGGACGTGACCGGCTTCGCGCTGCAATGTTTCGGCGGGGCCGGTGGGCAACATGCCTGCCGCGTCGCCGAGGTGCTGGGGATGCGCACGGTGCTGATCCATCCGCTAGCGGGCGTGCTGTCGGCCTATGGCATGGGACTGGCCGACCGGGTGGCGATCCGTCAACGATCGGTCGAGCGGCCGCTGGGCACGCCGCTGGACGCCATCATGGCGGCACTCGGCGACGAAGCGGCGGCGGAGGTCGGCGCCGGGGCACGCCGCGTCGCCACCGTTCACCTGCGCTATGCCGGGACCGACACCGCGCTGCCCGTCGACTGGGCCGAGGACGACGCCATGCACGCCGCGTTCGAGGCGGCGCACCGGGCGCGCTTCGGCTTCGTCAGCCCGAACGCCGAACTGGTCGTCGAAAGCGTGATGGTCGAGGCGATCCTGCCCGGCGAGCCGGTGACGCCCCCGCCGCTCCCGCCGCGCGAGGGTCCGCTGCCGCCGCCGCTTTCGCATGTGTCGGTCTGGACGAACGGTGCGGAGCACGCGACCCCCGTCCATGACCGCGCCACGCTGAGACCCGGCGACCGCATCGCAGGCCCCGCGCTGATCCGCGAGGCGATCGCGACGACGATGGTCGAGCCGGGCTGGACGCTGCGCGTCGGCGACGGCGGCGAACTGCTGCTCGCGCATGACGCATCGGACACGCGTAGCGCCCCCGACCCGCGCCTGGTCGATCCGGTGCAGCTCGAACTGTTCAACACCCGCTTCATGGGCATCGCCGAGCGCATGGGCGTCGTCCTGCGCAACACCTCGCGCAGCGTGAACATGAAGGAGCGGCTCGACTTCTCCTGCGCGCTCTTCGACGGCCAGGGACGGCTGGTCGCCAACGCGCCGCACGTCCCCGTCCATCTGGGCGCGATGGGCGAAAGCGTCCGCGCCGTCATCGCCAGCCGGTCCGCCACGCTCAAGCCCGGCGATGTCGTCGCGCTCAACAACCCGTTCAACGGCGGCACCCACCTGCCCGACGTGACGGTGATCGCCCCCGTCTTCGACGAGGCGGGCGAGCATATCCGCTTCTTCGTCGCCAATCGCGGCCATCATGCCGATATCGGTGGGCTGACCCCCGGATCGACCCCGCCGCTGTCGCGCACGCTGGAGGAAGAGGGCGTGGTGATCGACGACTTCCTGCTGGTCGATGGCGGCACGCTGCGTGAGGCGGCGTTTCGCGAGCTGCTGGCCGGGGCGCGCTATCCCGCGCGCAGCCCGGACACCAATGTCGCCGACATCAAGGCGCAGCTCGCCGCCAACGCGACCGGCATCGCCGAGCTGAACGCGCTGATCGCCGCCAGCGGCTGGCCGATGGTGCACGCCTATATGGGGCATGTCATGGACCAGGCGGAGGAAAGCATCCGCCGTGTCCTGTCGCGGCTGGAGGACGGGGCCTTCGCCTATGCGATGGACGACGGCACGCCGCTGGCGGTGCGGGTCACGGTCGACCGGGCGGCGCGGGCGGCGACGATCGACTTCACCGGCACCGGCCCTGCCCGCCCCGGCAATTTCAACGCGCCCCCGGCGGTCACCCGCGCGGTCGTGCTCTATGCCTTTCGCTGCCTGATCGGCGAGGACCTGCCGCTGAACGAGGGATGCCTGGCGCCGCTGACCATCATCATCCCGGCGGGCAGCTTCCTGTCGCCCCCGCCCGGCAGCGCGGTGGTGGCGGGCAATACCGAGGTGAGCCAAGCGGTCTGCAACGCCCTGCTCGGCGCGCTGGGGGCTTGCGCCGCGTCGCAGGGGACGATGAACAACTTCCTGTTCGGCAACGACCGCTATCAATATTACGAGACGATCTGCGGCGGAACCGGTGCCGGGCCGGGCTTTGACGGCGCATCGGCGGTGCACAGCCATATGACGAACACGCGGATCACCGATCCCGAGATACTGGAACTCCGCTATCCCGTCCGACTCGACCGGTTCGACATCCGCCGGGGATCGGGGGGCAGCGGTCACCATCGCGGCGGCGACGGGGCCATTCGCGAGATCACCGCGCTGGAGCCGATGACCGCCACCATCGTCGCCTCGCGCCGGATCGTCGCGCCCTTCGGCCTGGCGGGTGGCGGTGCCGGAGCCGTGGGCCGACAATGGCTGGTCCAGGCGGACGGCACCAGGCACGCCCTGCCCGGCGTCGATCAGGTCGAGCTCCAGGCGGGGGACCGGATCGTCATCGAGACACCCGGCGGGGGCGGCGCGGGCCTCTGA
- a CDS encoding winged helix DNA-binding protein has protein sequence MTNDKRAIVSSAHLADGAAPALSELEFSLTLAAAAYQRWIVRCAAAAGLALAPLEVLILHTVRHRDRAKRIADIALVLDVEDTHLITYAIRKLERAGLVATDRSGKEKRIAATEAGRDFCLHYRDIRERVLASAVVADGPDGQALSEAADLLRSLSGQYNQAARAAATL, from the coding sequence ATGACCAACGACAAGCGGGCGATCGTATCTTCGGCGCATCTGGCCGATGGCGCGGCCCCGGCGCTGTCCGAGCTGGAGTTCAGCCTGACGCTGGCCGCCGCCGCCTATCAACGCTGGATCGTGCGCTGCGCGGCGGCGGCGGGACTGGCGCTGGCACCGCTGGAGGTGCTGATCCTGCACACCGTCCGCCACCGCGATCGCGCCAAGCGGATCGCCGACATCGCGCTGGTGCTGGATGTCGAGGACACGCATCTCATCACCTATGCGATCCGCAAGCTGGAACGCGCGGGACTTGTCGCCACCGATCGGTCCGGCAAGGAAAAGCGGATCGCGGCGACCGAGGCGGGCCGCGATTTCTGCCTGCACTATCGCGACATCCGCGAACGCGTGCTGGCCAGCGCCGTCGTCGCCGACGGTCCGGACGGCCAGGCGCTGTCGGAGGCGGCCGACCTGCTGCGCTCGCTGTCGGGCCAGTATAACCAGGCGGCGCGAGCTGCCGCGACGCTTTAG
- a CDS encoding DUF969 domain-containing protein, whose product MLVLSGIAIIIIGFALGVNPLLVVTVAALASAAAAGFGPVAVIAMIGRAFVDARFLAVPFLALPMIGLLERAGLREKARDIVRGLRRATTGRVLLGYLALRQITAALGLVSLGGHVQMVRPIVAPMAEGAEERDERQPLDPDTRDQIRAHAAAVDNIGVFFGEDVFIAIGSILLIRAILEQDGVAVAPLDVALWAIPTAVAAFLIHGARLLLLDRRLRRRA is encoded by the coding sequence ATGCTCGTCCTGTCGGGAATCGCAATCATCATCATCGGCTTCGCGCTGGGCGTGAACCCGTTGCTGGTGGTGACCGTCGCCGCGCTAGCCAGTGCGGCGGCTGCGGGGTTCGGGCCGGTCGCGGTGATCGCAATGATCGGGCGGGCCTTTGTCGATGCGCGGTTCCTGGCGGTCCCGTTCCTGGCGCTGCCGATGATCGGTCTTCTGGAGCGCGCAGGGCTGCGCGAAAAGGCGCGCGACATCGTGCGGGGGTTGCGCCGGGCGACGACCGGGCGGGTGCTGCTCGGTTATCTCGCATTGCGTCAGATCACGGCGGCGCTGGGGCTGGTGTCGCTGGGCGGGCATGTCCAGATGGTCCGGCCGATCGTCGCCCCGATGGCAGAGGGGGCGGAGGAGCGCGACGAGCGCCAGCCGCTCGACCCCGACACGCGCGACCAAATCCGCGCGCATGCCGCCGCCGTCGACAATATCGGCGTGTTCTTCGGCGAGGATGTGTTCATCGCGATCGGATCGATCCTGCTGATCCGCGCGATCCTCGAACAGGACGGCGTGGCGGTCGCACCGCTGGACGTCGCGCTCTGGGCGATCCCGACCGCCGTCGCGGCGTTCCTGATCCACGGCGCGCGCCTGTTGCTGCTCGACCGGCGGTTGCGGCGGCGGGCATGA
- a CDS encoding DUF979 domain-containing protein, with product MIGLDAIGMAAATLPAAVAAHHACDRGAPTRWRNAGFWGLFAALLGVGPWLPDLLAGCLVLVMVGLATWGLRPSAVASSDAEQRAASAARLGRRLFVPALMLPAVTLAGTLSVGKGRIAGVALIDPKQVTLVALVAGSIVALLLAVRLTRPPRTAPVAEARRLVDSIGWAMVLPQMLAALGGVFAMAGVGKVVASGVVNIVALDTPLAGTIAYCVGMALFTMVLGNAFAAFPIMTAGIGLPLLIRHFGGDPAVVAALGMLSGFCGTLMTPMAANFNLVPAAVLELRDRFGVIRVQWPTALMLLAFNIAVLTLCAFPGGLR from the coding sequence ATGATCGGGCTCGATGCGATCGGGATGGCGGCGGCGACGCTGCCCGCGGCGGTGGCGGCGCATCATGCCTGCGATCGGGGGGCGCCGACGCGCTGGCGCAACGCCGGGTTCTGGGGACTCTTCGCGGCGCTGCTGGGGGTGGGGCCGTGGCTGCCCGATCTGCTCGCCGGGTGTCTCGTCCTCGTGATGGTGGGCCTCGCGACCTGGGGGCTGCGTCCCTCGGCCGTCGCCAGCAGCGACGCGGAGCAGCGCGCCGCCTCCGCGGCGCGACTGGGCCGCCGGCTGTTCGTGCCCGCGCTGATGCTGCCCGCCGTCACGCTGGCGGGGACGCTATCGGTCGGCAAGGGCCGGATCGCGGGTGTGGCGCTGATCGACCCGAAACAGGTGACCCTGGTCGCGCTGGTGGCCGGTTCGATCGTCGCCCTCCTGCTGGCCGTGCGTCTCACCCGGCCGCCGCGCACCGCGCCGGTCGCCGAGGCGCGGCGGCTGGTCGACTCGATCGGCTGGGCGATGGTCTTGCCCCAGATGCTGGCGGCGCTGGGCGGCGTGTTCGCGATGGCGGGCGTGGGCAAGGTCGTTGCGAGCGGCGTCGTGAACATCGTCGCGCTCGACACGCCGCTGGCCGGGACGATCGCCTATTGCGTCGGGATGGCGCTGTTCACGATGGTGCTGGGCAATGCCTTTGCCGCCTTTCCGATCATGACGGCGGGCATCGGCCTGCCGCTGCTGATCCGCCATTTCGGCGGCGATCCGGCGGTGGTCGCGGCGCTGGGCATGTTGTCGGGCTTTTGCGGGACGCTGATGACGCCGATGGCGGCGAACTTCAACCTGGTGCCTGCGGCGGTCCTCGAACTGCGGGACCGGTTCGGGGTGATCCGCGTCCAGTGGCCGACCGCGCTGATGCTGCTGGCGTTCAATATCGCGGTGCTGACGCTCTGCGCCTTTCCTGGAGGATTGCGATGA